The genomic interval GCCACGGTGGCCACAGCTTCTCCTATCAGTGACAACACCTCTGAAGGTAAATATTCAGAAGCTATATAGTAGGCAAAGACCACCACCACTTGCAACAGGCCAGCAGCCCCAGAGATCAATTTAGGGAAGGAAAAGCATGCATTCAAGTCCATCTTTGCACATTCTCTACAAAATCTTTCAAGCCATGCTAAGGTGTGATGAGAGACTATCCGAGTGTACAAAAGCCTATGAAATACCTGCCAACCTATACACAGACAGGTAGCAGGAAATTTTTTTGATTTTCTGAGATCGATTTAGCTACTTTCTAAGtgagataaagaaggaaaaatcatCACCCAAAAAGTACATTCTGCTAGCATTTCCCTGAACATGACCCTTCCTAGCTGCAGACAAACACAGGAAGTACAGCCTGTCActaaaatgaatagaaatagTTTTCCAACTCAGTGAACTACAAATCTTACTTTTTCCCCCACAACAGTGCAAAGGGTAAGTAATTTAATGATATTTGCTTTGAATTTCTGTTATCTTCCAAACGGTGATAAATTGGAAAGATGTTAgtcattaaaacattaaaattttattttggttgtaatcaaatttattttaaactaacattttctatttattggCAGCTCTATAGTAGTGATAGAAAAGCATATCATATAATCAGAACTCCAGACTGTGAAAAACAACTATTAGTAAGGACagagttcttttttctttgatatttattcttaaaaaaacaaactgaactcCCTCAACGATCTACACTCTTTTGCTGCATTTCAGGCCTTCAAGAgtataaaatctataaaatgggattcTCAGAAGTGGTAGCACCAGTTAAATATTATAAGAAGTGCTTATTTTAGGTgcttgaaattaaaacaaaaaaagaaatcagcatTTCAGCAAATCTAAATTTACCTGACGTGCCTTCAGTGGTCTGAATTAAAGCCTTATTATACCAATTAAACAAAGTAAATCAAGACACCTCAAAAAAAGGTGGTATAGTAAGAAAATGTCAATTTAATCATTTACTTTAGCAGGCAAGCAATTTGTAAACATTCAGTAGCGGCAGCATCCAAGttacaaacaatttaaaaagaaaccaagattagtgattataatttttccttccctttccccagaaaaaagaaaaagagagaaaagatttgGAAGTAAATGACTTAAAACACTACAAACGCTGAACATTCAGTTATGTCTTCTATCAGCCTTCTATGCTTCCTCTCTCTGTGTTGTATTTTTAGAGGTGTATCTACTCCTAAAATGCATCATCTTGCAATAACTGGTACGTGAACATCTGCAATCTAGGAAGTGGTTCCTGCACACATATgtgcatgcaggatctcagtttaaATCCCATTTGCAAAGGGAATATTTATATCTTGATTCAACGCTTCTTTGACTTCCAGGGGAAGGGTGTCAAAAAGGTGATCTTCCACCACAAGCCCACTTTTCTTGAGCAGGCGACACTGGCCCAGCTGGGCTGGCAGGCGGTCCAAGCAGTTCCCCTTTAGCTCCAGCTGGGTGAGCTGTGACAGCTGACCGATCTTCTCTGGGAGGGATGTGATGCAGTTCTGCCCCAGATTCAAAGTCCTCAACTTAACACATTTAAACAGCTGTTTTGGCAGAACGTCCACTTTGTTCCCTGTGATATGCAAATGCTGCAGGTTCTGAAGCAATCCTATTTCTATTGGGATCATGGAAATGTTGTTGTAACTCACATCTAAGCATCTGAGTTTCTGTAAACTAAACACTGCCACCGGTAGGGATTCCAGCTTGTTGTTAGAGAAATAAAGTGACTCCAAGTTTTTGACGTGAGTGATGGAGGGTGGAATGGTGACAATTTTATTATGCCATAGTTTTAAACAAGTAAGTCGTTTTAAATGCTGGAAACTGATGATTTCTTCAATTGTGCGGATGTTATTTGACTTTAAATCCAGTTCCTGTAAGTTAGAGAGGCTGAAAATAGCATGTGGAATTCTCTCTAGCTCACAGTTTTGGAGTTCAAGCTCGGCAACATTCATCATTTTCTTAAGGCTGTTCAGTACCAGGAGTTTAGTGCCGTCATTATGAATGACTAACTTGGTGAGATGTGGGGCCACATCAGTAATGTTGGAGGGGACTTTGGTCAAATTGCTCTTCACGTGGAGGATCTTAAGGTGCCGCAACTCTCGGAGAGATTCGAGGCCTATCATCTTATTGTtttcagagttcaaattgccTATCAAGTACAGTTCGCGAAGGTTTTTGAGCAGATACACCCAGGCAGGAATTTCTGCCACATCAGTGAACTTCACGTGAAGGCATCTCAAGTGATCGCGGAGAAAGCTGAAAGCAGTCTGCTCCACTTTTGCAGGGCAGTGGCACAGGTGAAGCTCTTGGAGATTAGTCATTTGAGAAATCTTAGCAGGAAGTTTAGCTTCTGGAATCAGCTCAAGTTTTAGCACATCCAGGTCGGTGAGGTCAAAGACAGCATCGGGCACGCCTGACAGCATAAACAAATGGAGCTCCTGCTTGTCCTGGGCGTTGCGTGACACGTGCTGCCTCAGTTTTTCAAATGTCCACTCGTGGTTCAAACTAATTTCCCGAAGCTTATTTTCACTGACTTCTGACAAGAACACCCCAAAACGCTTGGAATAGAGCTGGTCATACTGGTCTACCATGTGGAGAAGGAACGCAAAGTCATTTTTGACATCTGGAATGTCACTGAAACTGCTCTCTTCTCTGACTTTTTCAAAAGAATATTCCTTCAGAGGAATCCTGAATAACCAGAAGAGAGTGTAGAGGCAGATAAAACCATACACACAAATAATGGATATGTAACTGATGAGCAGCTTTTTCAGCATGTACGCCATGTTGTGGGTGCACTCGAACACCTCATAACCAGTCAGGTGCTCCACTTTGGGCTTGCAGACGTGCTCAAAGCTGATTGCGTTGACAAAGTTTGCTGTGTAgcagagaataaaaatgaatttggCCGTTTTGATAACTGTTTGGACCACATAGAGTTTATAGATCAGGTCACTGTCTTCCACGTGAGCACGGAACTTCCGCACTTTCTCGAACAGGGCTTTGGCCTGTTCCCCGTCCTTTTTATCCAGGATGGTCATGCTGGGGACTTCGATCACGGGCTTCTCGGCTGAAAATTTGAACCCAGTCTTGTTGATCATCGGGGTGCTGGCGCTGGGGCTCCCTTCATCACTGCTGGTAGACACGTGCTTTGGTAGAGTCTGGGCACCTGTTATTCTCTGCTTGTTTTCCTCCGAGTCTTCACACGCTGTCTCAGACAATGCTTTAGTAGTCCAAGGAGATTCAAAGCACTTTCCTAATATCGAAACAAAATGCTCTACTTTTGAGCATGTTTTAGGATATTTGAACCAAAAGTTGCTACTGACCATGAGAATAATAGTATGTATAAGAGCAAGGTATGGAAAGTACTTGGAATACCACGGAAGGGCCAGATGGTAACACATCtgattaataaatacatattgctGGAAATCCAAGTTTGTTTTTCGGCCTGTTgggtctttcttctctttcttggccTCCTGATTTGGAGCTGTGGAATCTGCATGAGGATATGTGGCTCTGAGAGGTATGTCAGGTGTCACAGCAGCTGCGCCAAAGGAAATCTCATTTGTCATCCGCCCATCTTGGTCTTGGTCTGTGGCTGATTCCGTCTTCGGGATGTTGGTGGTAATGTCGGCATTTCCTGGTGTAGCGTGTGCCTTTGAATTTACAGGAGCTGGCAATACTGGCAAGCAGACCACCTGATCTTTGGTAAGTTGCATGGTTCCTGCAAAGATGGCTACCATCAGCATAACAACAGCCAGGTAATCCATAAACACGTCCCACCATGGTTTCAGGATTCGGTAAGTTGGCTGAATGTCATTAAGTGAAGCAACTTCCGCAAGGGTAAACATTCCTAGAAAACAGGCAAACAAAAGACATTATGACACAGatgcaaatgaaaacattaaGTGGCAAAATGCTTTCTATTTCTAGCCTCTTCTTCCAGCTTCTCCAATTAGCCAACCTCCCTGGCACTCTACTCCTCCTACACAGTTTTCTCTGCGTGGAAtacttcctccccacctcccttcacAAGGCTATCAGTTTATGTTGCCTttcccaggaagccctccctgattcCTAGTCTGGGTGAGGTGCTTCTCTGGTGTGCTCTCACACAACTGTGTACCTCTATCCATCACAGCCCTTATTATATTAGTAGAACCAACTATTTACTTGTCTGATCCTCCCTAAGATTCTAGGTTCCATGGGATAAGGATCGTGTCCATCTTCCTTACTGTTATACAGCCAATGCTTGACACATAGTTGATGCTCAATCAATGAGACATTGTATTAGTTCTTGATCATCACCCTTATCGCCATCATCACAATCATCAAAATTCCTCAAGAACATTTATTCATGGTCTACATATGGCACTGGCAGAAGAGCATTTTATTAAACTTAATTGCCACCACAAGCAACCTGGACCCACACGAGAATAAAAACTATTAGCCAGTCCTCAACATAAACATAGTTAAAGGAACACACAGCAAAGAAGCTGTGGGATCCTTGTAACCACTGACATTTTGCAGCTATCAAAGCTTCAGTGGTGGTTTTCAAGCACCTTGTACTCGGGACAGGTTTTGATcccaagagagagaagagaaggctgATTGacgaagaaaataaaagatgtagGGTGGAGAACACAGCAGCAGGGTACTGTAATGTCACACGGACCCCGAATGGTCACCAGCTCTGCCCCATGCATCCTAGCAAGGGTGACAACCCCTGAAACACCAACACCAGCACACAATGATTCCAGCCTCAGATGGCTCTTCTCTTCTAGCATGCTGCCCACAGCAGCCACTCCCCACCAAGGGTTTTGTGcccctgccatttccttttttttttcctgttgaactCTGACTTCTTCAAGTCCCAGCTCAAGCACTACCTCTTTCTCAAGTTCCTATTGTACCCTCTAAAAATAATCTATTTCCAGTGCTGGCCTCTTCAACTAGCTCTTGAGCTCCTGTTGGGTAGAGACTATGTCTTATTCACCCTTGGATCTACCGTGTCCTACTCTCTCCTCTTAAGAGCAAAGAAGACAGTGagtagtgatgatgatgatgtcaaGGAGGATGATAATGATAGCAGCTATCATTTGTCATCTTCCTTCCATATACCAAGCACCATAGCAGGAGCTTTGTATCTTCACAATCCCCTGCTTCTGTACACAGCACATTCCTGAAAATGAACGTATTAAATTTGAAGCTTTGGGGGCCGAGGGAATGATTCCACTTCCAAAATGCTACACAGTCTTGTAAAATCCACCAGAactcctaaaattaaaaatacagataatacTGAAGatgtgaggatgtggagcagtTAGAACTCAAACACTTCTGGTGGGAGTATGAATTTATACAAACATgctgggaaattttttttaatatctacccAAACTGAATATATGCACACTCTATGGCCCAGCATTCCCACTACTAAGTATACACCCGTGAGAAATACATACACCCCTCAAAAGACATGAATAAGCAATCACAAGAGCACTCCACAACACCCCTAAACTGTAGGTTATCCAAACGTCCATCAGCACtagaacagaaaaatcaaatgtGGTGCATTTACAAAGTGGAACATCGGGCAGTAATGAGAATGAATGATCTGGTTACGTGGGTGTGTTCAGTTTATAAAATGTGATCTATACACTTAGGCTATGTACCTTTTTTGGTATGCATGCTTTAAATTCAATAAGGAGCTtcaaaaagaaatggtaaaagaAGCTGCAGTAGAAACAGCTGCCCTAGGAATGTGCTGGGACACCACACTGAGGCTTTGCCTCATCCCTGTCCCAAGGCACGCCCAGGCCAGCTGGGGTCACAGGCCGGGAGAGTCAGTAACTTCCTCCAGCAGCCTGCCCTTACTGTCCTCTCCCTGGCCTGAGAGGAAGGCCCTGCTCTCCCTGGGGTAAAATCTGCCACAGAAAAGAGGGTGCAGAGGTATGAATATACAATGTGCAAAAGCGCTGGTTGCTAACTGTTGAACACACACAGATGGACTATAAATGGAGCGTTGCCTGGATTCCATCTAACCTTCACAGCATTACTCTAAGTTGCCTAAGTGTTACTGCTTTCCTTTGACAAGCAAAGACATAGGCTCTCAGGAGTTAAGTTGTGCAAGTCAAATCATTAGTGGTGGAGTCTGGGCTTAAAATCTGATTTAAGGCCAAACCACCTGTTCTTTCTACCAGATTTGAAGGTCTCTTCTCATGTTTGCAAGCTACTTTTCCATAAAATGTCTCAACTGATTCTCACAATAACCCAGTGAACTAGGCACTACTATTGCCCAAGGATATGAGGAAACCTGAGGCACAAAAATCTTCAGCGACCTTCCTGAGCCACTTAAGTGACAGAGCTAACAGAATCTTTCATCTTGAAATCTCTTTCTCTATCACACTGTTATCCAGTTACTGTGCTCTTGGTTAAGCCTTGGCTGTTGAAGGAAGGACCTTCTCACTGTTGTCCTTGGCTTTGAGGAGACAGAGGAATGAAATTATATAATCAACACCTTCCCTAGAACAACATGACATTCACTcagaattcaaaataaaacatgcGTCAGGCACCATGGAGGAGCAGATAGAAATGGTCCTTCAAGGAGCTCCTGCTCAAATGGTAGATGACAAGCAATAAGTGTATTATTATGACATGGTAAGAAAATCACTCTTGCCTGGTTAATGCAAAGTATAGGGGAGGCACAGAACAGGGCAAACTTACAGCCACACTGGGCAAATGGGAGGACTGCAGAGATCTGGTTTTTCAGATGAGACCGGAAGGATGAGAACTTCCATGGGGTTGTGGGGAGTAGAGGAATATAATTTTGGCAGAACAAATAGCAAGTCAATGGCATAGACACATGGGAGAAATTATGTTACAGAAACTATAAGggattcttgttgttcagtcgctaagtcgtgtccgactctttgtgaccctatgaacagccagcacgccaggcttctctgtccttcactatctccctgagtttgctcaaactcatgtccactgagtcagtgacgccatccaaccatctcattctctgttgccctcttctcttgccctcaatctttcccagcatcagggcctttcccagagtcagctctcatcaggtgggcaaataattggagcttcagcgtcagtccttccaatgaatattcagggttgatttcctttaggattcactggtttgatctccttgctgtccaaggggctctcaagaatcttctctaccactgaagttcaaaagcatcaactctttggtgctaagccttctttatggtccagttctcacatctgtacattctAATGTTATTCTGTTATTAGTCTAGTATGTCTCTGTATAGATATCACATTTAATGGGTAAGTCAAGAGATGGAAACCAAGGATGGTTTCAATGAAGTTATAAGGAAGTACCTGGGCCATAGGCAGGAAACCAGTACTTTTTTGCAATGTCGACCATTGACTAGGTCTTATCTTGAACACAGGACTTAATTAATGTGTCCATTCTCCAATTTTACCAACCAAAAACTGGGTGGAAAACTGGAAGTGTTTCAACCACTACCCGAATTAAAGATGCAGTggcactttgaaaataaaaattgctcTTCATATATAGTATACATGAGTGTGTACAAAGTACATTAACTACATATTCGTATAACATAGTTTATtaagtctcttatgatcctcagGTGACTTTTTTTCTAATCTAAAAGTCAAGTTAACGAGGGAAGAGACTGTATCTAGATATCTTGAGGCTTGATCTCCTTATCCATTAGTCAGAAATGGCTATCAATGGTtattagaggattttttttttaaacctgaagAAGGCACATTAATAAATACTAATTACATACATGCTTTGGGTTCCCCTTTATATGTCTTCAAGAATTACATTATGAGGAAGTAGATGTCACATTCTAAGACTTCTCTATGGCACATATGAAAATCAGCTTAATATCCTATAAGCAAATATTTCTCATGGATGGTGACGAAGCTTTTTGTACTAAAGTTGAAAGAGCGAAGTTACTGGACTTTGGTTGGACAAAGATGAATCAGAAAATTATAGAGACTGGGTCTACATTATTTTATGATATATGATTCTATTTCTTATCTTATGGCCAATGATAGTAGAATAAACCAACAACAAACAGTCAGATTCAGAAATTAGAAATTATGATGGTTTGACCACCCTGTGACTATACTAAATTAAGCACTGAACTGTACaccttaaagggcttccctgttgcctcagacagtaaataacTTGCCTGCAAtgttagagacctgggttcaatccctgggttgggaagatcccctggagaaagaaatggcaacccactctagtattcttgcctgggaaattccatggactgaggagcctggtgggctacagtccctggggtcacaaagagtcagacatggctgagtgaatatcactgtacaccttaaatgggTAAATTTTATAGTATATGAACTATATCCCAGTTAAACTATTAAAATTTAGAAGTTAAACCTCAATCTTTGTTATTTTACTGCCTAAACCAactctccggagaaggcaatggcacctcactccagtactcttgcctggaaaatcccatggacagaggagcctggtgggcttcagtccatggggtcgctaagagtcagacacaactgagcaacttcactttcacttcttagtttcatgcattgtagaaggaaatggcaacccactcagtgttcttgcctggagaatcccagggatggggggagcctggtgggctgccgtctgtggggtcacacagatttggacactactgaatcaacttagcagcagcagcaaaccaactctcagcagaaaaaggaaagtgaaagtaaatagGAGTATAGCCTCAttgttggctgctgctgctgctaagtcccttcagtcatgtccaactctgtgcgaccccacagacggcagcccaccaggctcccctgtccctgggattctccaggcaagaacactgggtgggttgccatttccttctccaatgcatgaaagtgaaaagtggaagtggagccgctcagtcgtgtctgaccctcagtgaccccatggactgcagccttctaggctcctccgtccatgggattttccaggcaagagtactggagtggggtgccattgccttctctgcattgtTGGCTGGACTACATATATTCTAAGtgcaaatatgtttttaaatgactGCTAAGCTATTATGGTTGAACAGAACTGGTTCTGGAGAAATATCTTTAGCATTTTACTCATTTCTGAGCACCCATGCCTTACATATAAAATCTTGATATCAACATCTACCTCTCAGGGTCATGTGGGGCAGGTATTGGAAATGCCTAATTCAGGGTCTGACACAAAGTAAGACCCAAAGACACCAGCTAAATCAGAATGCAGAGCAGAAAGCAAGGCCATCTTAGTCTTTAATGAAAATGATTAGGCCAAATTCTTGAATTTTGAACTTAGCATGTAGCACTATGTACACAGAattcattctaaaaaaaaaaaagacaaaattttgcattcaatttcatttattcattcaaaaaaatttcatttaaaattatttatattgggAGGTGGCAAATTATCCTAGAAAGAACACAACTTTTATTATCcaaagagaccagggttcaaatcctgctcTTTTTCCCTGTTTATTAGCATGTAAATGTGGCAGTGTTTGCTGGAAAACTTATATTAATGAGATTATTCTTACTAGCATAATAAGAAAAAGTCTagcattaaaacagaaaaatataatcatctactcttattaaaaagaaaaaagtgggagaacgagatggcggaggagtaggtggacgtggagtacatctctccacagatacatcaggaatacaccttcagacacagaagtgcatgcagagcaccagctgggagcggacaggaggacctgactggtgaaaagaatatatagatccacgcaaaactcagtaggaggaaggaactaggggaaaaaacatGAGTATTAACAGGACTGGACCTACCCTCAGCtagtgggggaactgaagcaggggtccagtcTGCACagcggggcaattgtctgagtcagaggaaagCCATTTAAGGCTGATATTGAAACagttgatctgtggcagcctaaatggaatgagaatcagactgTACTTGCTG from Budorcas taxicolor isolate Tak-1 chromosome 3, Takin1.1, whole genome shotgun sequence carries:
- the LRRC8D gene encoding volume-regulated anion channel subunit LRRC8D produces the protein MFTLAEVASLNDIQPTYRILKPWWDVFMDYLAVVMLMVAIFAGTMQLTKDQVVCLPVLPAPVNSKAHATPGNADITTNIPKTESATDQDQDGRMTNEISFGAAAVTPDIPLRATYPHADSTAPNQEAKKEKKDPTGRKTNLDFQQYVFINQMCYHLALPWYSKYFPYLALIHTIILMVSSNFWFKYPKTCSKVEHFVSILGKCFESPWTTKALSETACEDSEENKQRITGAQTLPKHVSTSSDEGSPSASTPMINKTGFKFSAEKPVIEVPSMTILDKKDGEQAKALFEKVRKFRAHVEDSDLIYKLYVVQTVIKTAKFIFILCYTANFVNAISFEHVCKPKVEHLTGYEVFECTHNMAYMLKKLLISYISIICVYGFICLYTLFWLFRIPLKEYSFEKVREESSFSDIPDVKNDFAFLLHMVDQYDQLYSKRFGVFLSEVSENKLREISLNHEWTFEKLRQHVSRNAQDKQELHLFMLSGVPDAVFDLTDLDVLKLELIPEAKLPAKISQMTNLQELHLCHCPAKVEQTAFSFLRDHLRCLHVKFTDVAEIPAWVYLLKNLRELYLIGNLNSENNKMIGLESLRELRHLKILHVKSNLTKVPSNITDVAPHLTKLVIHNDGTKLLVLNSLKKMMNVAELELQNCELERIPHAIFSLSNLQELDLKSNNIRTIEEIISFQHLKRLTCLKLWHNKIVTIPPSITHVKNLESLYFSNNKLESLPVAVFSLQKLRCLDVSYNNISMIPIEIGLLQNLQHLHITGNKVDVLPKQLFKCVKLRTLNLGQNCITSLPEKIGQLSQLTQLELKGNCLDRLPAQLGQCRLLKKSGLVVEDHLFDTLPLEVKEALNQDINIPFANGI